One Brassica napus cultivar Da-Ae chromosome A1, Da-Ae, whole genome shotgun sequence genomic region harbors:
- the LOC106374467 gene encoding protein SPIRAL1-like 5 — MSRGGSSGGGKSSLGYLFRPDNETPKSVPPAAPKPTPPYGVDFTDGDNKSDQKPTLSENNNYPRAQGQNSGNFVTARPTTKVKSVPGGGSSLGYLFGDK, encoded by the exons ATGAGCCGAGGTGGGAGCTCTGGAGGCGGAAAAAGCTCGCTAGGTTATCTTTTTCGGCCAGACAATGAGACTCCAAAAAGTGTCCCACCAGCTGCCCCAAAGCCTACACCACCGTACGGTGTAGATTTCACCGACGGTGACAACAAATCTGACCAAAAGCCTACGTTGTCTGAAAACAACAACTACCCCAGAGCTCAGGGCCAAAACTCTGGCAACTTCGTCACA gcTCGTCCAACGACGAAGGTTAAATCGGTTCCTGGTGGAGGTTCATCGCTTGGATACTTATTCGGAGATAAATAA